A section of the Babylonia areolata isolate BAREFJ2019XMU chromosome 31, ASM4173473v1, whole genome shotgun sequence genome encodes:
- the LOC143275865 gene encoding uncharacterized protein LOC143275865, whose amino-acid sequence MARALLRRSRQEGFRGYTLKDLNKWDTCIGDRRTVVVLDGNLGKVRVDSQQCAIWEQVEDNAMARTEEGTLRLVITVYPHVLHELQWLEEKWKGDAPVVWLMDSPPDDAKERILNFHLNKLDLETGEQRETDEQQNDIEKQQMFVLKVLQNDASGPVFPWCCNYMVHHWKSSEDPTAIFTESAEAYIKLFTEMVVHQTHGRSFAALFALSMRGMFHFLHNDTEAKPYLEEIGLDPFPASQLAEYAKHLQGSVLSKGQFSSRVLYEAAGLTLGRYFRLPSLLKVCDFPFLVRYVNLTGRPDAPFNKCVSVGSVPSCSGDVAECAMDCRSLVERILTEILHGNLQHVFQHPCLQSPEFLQELDNYCAGESKVMKKLLNAVDPVHTLPLVYWSALHPSHHLTHWCLSKMKAHKELSTMTLMACSLFDDLTHNSECELLSCLLDLITPDHFEFLECVIDFPILGKDQCLTKEMRKQIQIITESGSVQSRLQYLCDPLLPIPPDIVEVWMSQENKLHLKVKDRRHWYLVFRLLTDRTANETDSDGNTVLHIAVDRGQSAAIRLSQKAGAVLSQKNKKGLTPDQLVRRTQALDSRSREAYDSINDKDGEGRTGLMVACHEGQEDFTHLYIELGADVNTQDACGVTPLLSAARNGNSDTVEWLIRHGADVNTKTLSGNTPLLSAARNGYSDVADVLIRHGADVNTQSAHGVTPLLSAAWNGQSDTAKLLISHGANVNTKSVMGDTPLLSAARNGHSDTVELLIHHGADVNTHGVCGLTPLLSAASSGHSDTAELLIHHGADVNTQSASDVTPLLSAVRNGHSDTAELLIHHGADVNTQSARGVTPLLSAASSGHSDTAELLIHHGADVNTQSASGVTPLLSAVRNGHSDTAELLIHHGADVNTQNACGITLLLSAVSSGHLDTAKLLICHGADVNTQDADGDTPLLSAARNGHSDTAELLIRHGANVNTQDALGFAPLLSAASSGYSDTAELLICHGADVNAKSLKGDTPLMSAAGTGHSGIAELLMRHGASVNTQNVDGFTPLLSAAACGRSDIVKLLIHHGASVNKKSVMGDTPLFTAAKNGHSDIAELLLRCGADVYTQNACGVTPLSSAASSGHSDTVDLLIQHGADVNTKSEMGVSPLLLAASCGHSDTAELLIRHGAGVNTMDDWGDTPLLLAARYDRSDTVKMLMRHGADVNTKSFKGDTPLLSAASSGHSDTVELLICHGADVNTKSFKGDTPLLSAASSGHSDTVELLIRHGADVNTKSFKGDTPLLSAARNGHSDIAELLVCHGADVNTQNADGVTPILSAARNGCSDTVELLIRHGADFNSWKADVFTFVSSQV is encoded by the coding sequence ATGGCACGTGCTCTCTTGAGGCGCAGCAGACAGGAGGGGTTTAGAGGTTACACCCTGAAAGATCTCAACAAATGGGATACCTGCATTGGAGACAGGCGTACTGTTGTGGTCCTGGATGGGAATTTGGGTAAGGTTCGTGTTGACAGTCAGCAGTGTGCCATCTGGGAGCAGGTTGAGGACAATGCAATGGCGCGGACAGAGGAGGGAACCTTGAGGCTGGTGATCACAGTCTACCCCCATGTGCTGCATGAACTTCAGTGGTTGGAAGAGAAGTGGAAGGGTGATGCTCCTGTTGTTTGGTTAATGGACTCTCCGCCAGACGATGCCAAAGAGAGAATACTGAACTTCCATCTCAACAAACTTGACCTTGAAACTGGTGAGCAGCGTGAAActgatgaacaacagaatgacatTGAGAAACAGCAAATGTTTGTGCTGAAAGTTCTACAGAATGATGCAAGTGGACCTGTCTTTCCTTGGTGCTGTAACTACATGGTGCACCACTGGAAATCCTCAGAGGATCCTACCGCCATATTTACAGAGTCAGCTGAAGCCTATATAAAGCTGTTCACAGAAATGGTGGTGCACCAAACCCATGGACGTAGCTTTGCTGCATTGTTTGCACTGTCCATGAGGGGGATGTTTCACTTTTTGCACAATGACACCGAAGCTAAGCCTTACCTTGAAGAGATTGGACTTGATCCATTTCCTGCCAGTCAGCTGGCAGAATATGCAAAACATCTGCAGGGCTCTGTGCTGTCAAAAGGTCAGTTCTCCAGTCGTGTTCTTTATGAGGCTGCAGGGCTGACTTTGGGGCGTTACTTCAGACTGCCCTCACTGCTGAAAGTTTGTGACTTCCCATTCCTTGTGCGCTATGTGAACCTGACAGGAAGACCAGATGCCCCCTTCAACAAGTGTGTCTCTGTTGGGTCTGTTCCAAGTTGCTCTGGGGATGTGGCAGAATGTGCCATGGACTGCCGGTCACTGGTGGAGAGAATCTTGACAGAAATCCTTCATGGTAACCTGCAACACGTCTTTCAGCACCCATGTCTTCAGAGTCCTGAGTTCTTGCAAGAACTGGACAACTACTGTGCAGGAGAAAGCAAGGTGATGAAGAAACTGCTGAATGCTGTGGATCCTGTACATACACTGCCACTGGTGTACTGGTCTGCCCTTCACCCGTCTCACCACTTGACACATTGGTGTCTGTCCAAGATGAAGGCACACAAAGAACTTTCCACAATGACACTGATGGCTTGCTCACTCTTTGATGATTTAACACACAACTCAGAATGCGAACTTCTGTCTTGCCTTCTGGACTTAATAACCCCTGACCATTTTGAATTCTTAGAATGCGTCATAGATTTCCCTATCCTTGGAAAAGATCAGTGTCTAACAAAAGAGATGCGGAAACAAATCCAGATCATCACTGAAAGTGGATCTGTTCAAAGCAGACTGCAGTACCTCTGTGATCCCTTACTGCCCATCCCACCTGACATAGTGGAGGTATGGATGTCCCAGGAAAACAAACTTCACctgaaagtgaaagacagacgTCACTGGTACCTGGTGTTTCGACTGCTGACAGACAGGACGGCTaacgagacagacagtgatggcaACACTGTTCTTCACATTGCCGTAGACAGAGGGCAGTCCGCAGCTATACGACTGTCTCAGAAAGCTGGTGCTGTGCTTTcccagaaaaacaagaaaggttTGACCCCTGATCAGCTGGTTCGCAGAACGCAGGCATTAGATTCACGGAGCAGAGAGGCATACGACAGTATCAATGACAAGGACGGTGAAGGAAGAACAGGTCTGATGGTGGCTTGTCACGAAGGACAGGAAGACTTCACTCACCTGTACATAGAGCTTGGTGCTGATGTCAACACACAGGATGCTTGTGGTGTCACACCACTTTTGTCAGCAGCCAGGAATGGTAACTCAGACACAGTTGAATGGCTGATACGTCATGGTGCTGATGTTAACACAAAGACTCTTAGTGGTAACACACCACTCTTGTCAGCAGCGAGAAATGGTTACTCAGATGTAGCTGACGTGCTGATACGTCATGGGGCTGATGTCAACACACAGAGTGCTCATGGAGTCACACCACTTTTGTCTGCAGCCTGGAATGGTCAATCAGACACCGCTAAACTGCTGATATCTCATGGTGCTAATGTCAACACAAAGTCTGTAATGGGAGACACACCACTTTTGTCAGCAGCTAGAAATGGTCACTCAGACACAGTTGAACTGCTGATACATCATGGTGCTGATGTCAACACACATGGTGTTTGTGGTCTCACACCACTTTTGTCAGCAGCCAGTAGTGGTCACTCAGACACAGCTGAACTGCTGATACATCATGGTGCTGATGTCAACACACAGAGTGCTAGTGATGTCACACCACTTTTGTCAGCAGTCAGGAATGGTCACTCAGACACAGCTGAACTACTGATACATCATGGTGCTGATGTCAACACACAGAGTGCTCGTGGTGTCACTCCACTTTTGTCAGCAGCCAGTAGTGGTCACTCAGACACAGCTGAACTGCTGATACATCATGGTGCTGATGTCAACACACAGAGTGCTAGTGGTGTCACACCACTTTTGTCAGCAGTCAGGAATGGTCACTCAGACACAGCTGAACTGCTTATACATCATGGTGCTGATGTCAACACACAGAATGCTTGTGGTATCACACTACTTTtatcagcagtcagtagtggtcatttGGACACAGCTAAGTTGCTGATATGTCATGGTGCTGATGTCAACACACAGGATGCTGATGGTGATACACCACTTTTGTCAGCAGCCAGGAATGGTCACTCAGACACAGCTGAACTGCTGATACGTCATGGTGCTAATGTTAACACACAGGATGCTCTGGGTTTTGCTCCACTTTTGTCAGCAGCCAGTAGTGGTTACTCAGACACAGCTGAACTACTGATATGTCATGGTGCTGATGTAAACGCAAAGTCTTTAAAGGGTGACACACCACTTATGTCAGCAGCTGGTACTGGTCACTCAGGCATAGCTGAACTGCTGATGCGTCATGGTGCTAGTGTCAACACACAGAATGTTGATGGCTTCACACCACTTTTGTCAGCAGCTGCTTGTGGTCGCTCAGACATAGTTAAACTGCTGATACATCATGGTGCTAGTGTCAACAAAAAGTCTGTAATGGGTGACACACCACTTTTTACAGCAGCCAAGAATGGTCACTCAGACATAGCTGAACTGCTGTTACGCTGTGGTGCTGATGTCTACACACAGAATGCTTGTGGGGTCACACCACTTTCATCAGCAGCCAGTAGTGGTCACTCAGACACAGTTGACCTGCTGATACAACATGGTGCTGATGTTAACACAAAGTCTGAGATGGGTGTCTCACCACTTTTGTTAGCAGCTAGTTGTGGTCACTCAGACACAGCTGAACTTCTGATTCGTCATGGTGCTGGTGTCAACACAATGGATGATTGGGGTGACACACCACTTTTGTTAGCAGCTAGGTATGATCGCTCAGACACAGTTAAAATGCTGATGCGGCATGGTGCTGATGTCAACACAAAGTCCTTTAAGGGTGACACACCACTTTTGTCAGCAGCCAGTAgtggtcattcagacactgttGAACTGCTGATATGTCATGGTGCTGATGTCAACACAAAGTCCTTTAAGGGTGACACACCACTTTTGTCAGCAGCTAGTAgtggtcattcagacactgttGAACTGCTAATACGTCATGGTGCTGATGTCAACACAAAGTCCTTTAAGGGTGACACACCACTTTTGTCAGCAGCCAGGAATGGTCACTCAGACATTGCTGAACTGCTGGTATGTCATGGTGCTGATGTCAACACACAGAATGCTGATGGTGTCACTCCAATTTTGTCAGCAGCCAGGAATGGTTGCTCAGACACAGTGGAACTGCTGATACGTCATGGTGCTGATTTCAACTCATGGAAAGCTGATGTTTTCACTTTTGTTAGCAGCCAAGTGTGA